The following are encoded in a window of Novosphingobium sp. THN1 genomic DNA:
- a CDS encoding DUF808 domain-containing protein has translation MPTGLVALLDDVSVIARAAAASLDDVSAAAAKAGTKAAGVVIDDAAVTPSYVTEFTPDRELPVIARIAKGSLFNKLVILLPAALLLSAFLPWAITPLLMAGGLFLCFEGAEKLLEKLGGEKHGETLEDQPADAASFENERVSGAVRTDLILSAEIMAIALAEVADQGIVQQALILALVGVVITIAVYGTVGLIVKMDDIGLHLVKRTSAAAKAIGGFLLRAMPVLLAVLATVGTAAMLWVGGGIILHGLEVLGVPGPAHLAHEAQHWVEQATGALGGVLGWLTYAVLSALVGVVLGAIVAFVVHAIGKARGKH, from the coding sequence ATGCCTACCGGCCTTGTCGCCCTGCTTGACGACGTGTCCGTCATCGCCCGTGCCGCTGCTGCCTCGCTTGACGATGTGAGCGCGGCTGCCGCAAAGGCTGGCACGAAGGCTGCGGGGGTGGTGATCGACGACGCAGCCGTCACGCCTTCGTACGTGACCGAGTTCACCCCGGATCGCGAACTGCCGGTCATCGCGCGGATTGCCAAGGGCAGCCTGTTCAACAAGCTGGTGATCCTGCTGCCCGCAGCATTGCTCTTGAGCGCGTTCCTGCCGTGGGCGATCACGCCCTTGCTGATGGCCGGGGGTCTGTTCCTCTGCTTCGAGGGTGCCGAGAAGCTCCTGGAGAAGCTGGGCGGCGAGAAGCATGGCGAAACCCTTGAGGATCAGCCCGCCGACGCCGCATCATTCGAGAACGAGCGCGTTTCCGGTGCAGTGCGGACCGACCTGATCCTGTCGGCCGAGATCATGGCGATCGCCCTGGCCGAAGTGGCCGATCAGGGCATCGTACAGCAGGCGCTGATCCTGGCACTCGTCGGCGTGGTCATAACCATCGCGGTCTATGGCACCGTCGGCCTCATCGTGAAGATGGACGATATCGGACTGCATCTTGTGAAGCGGACCTCGGCCGCGGCCAAGGCCATCGGCGGATTTCTTCTGCGGGCGATGCCAGTGTTGCTGGCAGTGCTGGCCACGGTCGGCACGGCGGCCATGCTCTGGGTTGGCGGCGGCATCATCCTCCATGGGCTGGAGGTGCTGGGCGTCCCGGGGCCGGCACACTTGGCGCATGAGGCGCAGCACTGGGTGGAACAGGCAACGGGCGCACTGGGCGGAGTGCTCGGCTGGCTTACCTACGCCGTACTTTCTGCCCTTGTCGGCGTGGTGCTGGGCGCGATCGTCGCCTTTGTCGTGCATGCCATTGGCAAGGCCCGCGGCAAGCACTGA